Below is a window of Nicotiana tabacum cultivar K326 chromosome 19, ASM71507v2, whole genome shotgun sequence DNA.
tcgtccatattgtggaggaaccCTTGGTGGAAAAATTATCAGAATGTTCCCgggagcgagttgtgcgcacaatctcaatccgtTGAGTGAAATATTTGTAGTATGTGTTATGGTCACGATGGCCATTgtgatggttgtcctaattcttttcatccttctctgagcccttattatgatctttctaatgatgtttgtgagtttgataggggcaatgaagtgcatGATATGGAACCtaatgcatatattagggatattctgaggtAAGTAGCAGAGCAagaggatgaactcaaaaaagatatttAAAGAATGAGGaaagcaatcacaagaatgaaggccagtatggaagaattgaatgaagagagcgagtactagcaagaggaaaattttgagaaagaggagattttgagccaaacatGGCTAGTggaacaagctcaaaagttagaaatatatgaggctcaacTTGAGGAAATTACTGATGGGATAAAATACTTAATAGAAGGAAGAGATGAACTAGGAAAAGAGATCGATAAATTTGGCACTGTTATTCAAGATTTGGGAGCTCAATTgattgcaaaggttgatgcgtctaacgcccaacaaaatagttctgAGTTGTGTAAAACTGAAAaagagcttatacgccaaattgaggagctaaaagtggagtgTCAATCATTCGAccatacttttattgatgatgtccatgttgagaaaagtacactagagccatgtGAGGTAGCAGATAATGTTATTTTTTAAGACTCTAGTGCATGTAAatatgaggatataaatagtaataGAATTCGAAagttggggcgtgttggtcctcattctaatCATTTTTCGACATTgagtttggatgatgacatggaaatatAGTCATCTAAGACTTTGTAGGAGTCAATGGAATAGGAACAAGCTGCTTACATTCTTGGATTTGTCATGCCAGAGAGAAGAAATTGCATTCCTCATATAAAGGCCGGGAAGTATAGAgtaaaaaatttattacttggcatatttatttttgtatcCCTACCAAAGGAGCATAGTCACAGACTGGATGCCCTGTTaggggtacaattcataagttcgagatgGAGGCAAAAAGGGGTTCAAGTCGTGTCGCGACTTTAAttaagcgcttgttgggaggcaatccaactttactgctttcttttatttttattgttattatattatttttgtattgtttgttttattttgtaggattttgggcataggaagcaaagctattggaagaGTACCAAAGCGAGCGAGATGGGGAGAACTAAGTATGGGTGGCCACACAAAGGACCATTCttaggagaagtctgagtattCTGTGAGCCGCTATAGCTTCGACCTTTGGcgtttcagggagtttcttgtccaccctcgttattcttttttgctttatttgtgcattgggaacactgcactcttttaagtgtgggggaGAATTCTtctagataattagtagtagtatGTTAGAAAATGTTAActccttattttttattttagcttcttatttttgtttttgtagttGTGTAGTAATTTAGAAGTAGTTTTAGTAGattaatttttattctttttttaaaatgtgaaaaatcagaaaagaaaaaaaagaaaaaaaatagggcTTTTCCCGAAGATGGTTctcctagacaattttcttgagggattaaagtctaaacaaaaatattgtaaaataaaaaaaacaaaaaatatttcttttagttttcCATAGGTAGCAATAATCcccgtgatttttctttgtgcctcggttctttccATGGGCTGTAGTTTGAACCAGGTAGTATTTTTCTTTTAGATTAGATTAGAATTTAGGgaataaatggaggaagaaagataAGATTTCTAGGcgccttgacttgtttgatagtagcatatttagtcTTTGGCGCGTGTATTATCTTCCCTATATTTTGAAATTGATCTTGATGCCTTTATATATTGGATTGCACGTCTTGTGAcgcctatttctcatttttctGACTTGTGTTcgctttgtgcttaatgcttaatatctcgtggctttgtgaatacttgcattagttgAGAGTCGGAATGAGACCATCCTGAGTGAGTCAAGTGCCAtatgtggtgaggtttttgtatAGTCCATGTTTTTGTAATTGAGTCTataacttgcccggtatgtgagttgaagagAAATTTCAGGTGATGCTCGGGTTGAAAAAAGATTTTAGGTTTTAAGTGATCGGtttagatctcacaagggacaccgtacaaatagtgtcgccatatcttcaaggcatgaacaatagctgctaacccaaggtcgtggacatgatagttctttccatgcaccttcagctgtctggacgcgtaagcaatcaccctaccgtcgtgcatcaacaccgcatcgagaccaatccacgacgcatcacaatatacagtataagaccccgaacctgaaggcaataccaatactgaggccgtagtcaaagctgtcttgagcttctgaaagctctccttgcACTCatttgtccacctgaacggagcacccttctgggttagcctggtcataggtgctgcaatagatgagaaaccctctacaaatcgacggtaatacccctccaacccaagaaaactccggatttCTGTAGTTgcagacggtctgggccaactctgcactgcttccaccttcttcagaTCCACTTTCATCCCATCActtgatactacatgacccaagaatgtcactaagtctagccaaaactcacacttcaaaaaatttgcatacaacatcttttctctcaaggtctggagcacagtcctcaggtgctgctcatgatccttccgagtccgggaatacaccagaatgtcgtcaatgaatacgatgatgaaagagtcaagatagggccggaacacactgtgcatcaggtgcataaaagctgttgaggcattggtcagcccaaaagacatcacaaggaactcatagtgaccataccaaGTCTTAAAAGCAATCtttaggatatctggctcccaaatcttcaactaatgatcgTCTGAACGCAAGTCAGCCTTGGAAAACACATTGGCACCCTGTAAcggatcaaataagtcatcaatatgaggcaatagatacttgttcttcactgtaactttgtttagctggcgacaatcagtgcacatacgcatagaactttccttcttcttcacgaacaataccggagcaccccaatgtgacacactaAGCCGAATAAAGCcattatcaagcaactcttgtaagtgatccttcaactcaagaggagccatacgatatggaggaatagagatgggctgagtgtccggcaacaaatcaatgccaaaattaatatctctgtcgggcggcatgcccggaagatcggctggaaatacatcgggaaaatccctcactactggaactaactcaactgtaggggtatcaatactaacatctctcacataagctcgATATGCATCACACatcttctcaaccattcgttgagctttaagaaatgaaataactctgctgggagtatactctaaggtacctctccactctaaccatgGTAATCCTAGTATAGCCAGCGCCATGATCTTAgtatgacaatcaagaatagcataatggggcgacaaccagtccatgcccagaataacatcaatgtctaccatgttgagcaataataaattggctctagtctcaaaactactaagaacaaccaaacacgactgatgCACGTGGTCcgcaataagagaatctcccacatgtgtggacacataaacaagagaactcaaagaatcacaagatactcccaaatacggggcaaaataagaggacatataggaataagtggagcctggatcaaataaaacccacGAATCTTCTATGACAGACTGggacaatacttgtaatgataGAGTCGGAAGAAACTGCCTTTATACGAGCATGAAGGGCATATTATCTAGTCTGgcttccccctctagggtgacctccatctccccgacctccacctcgagttgAATGAGCTGGTGGGGTGGTAGTTGGTGCTATAATCATAGCTTGAGGACCCGAtggagcacgttgtggctgagaagtctgtggaggtgtacCCCTCCTAAGTATGGGACAATCCCTCAcaatatggcgagtgtcgccacactcaaaacaagctctcggagggtGTGGCTAATGTAACTGGCTTGGCCCAGGTCTGCTAGAGTGGCCGCTGAAAGCACCCAtacaggaggcgcgctagaaaccggaggtgcataataaggctcctgaggcctataAGGAGCTAGACCACTATTGGATACTAGAAGAGCTTAATAAacagggtgactcatataaccacTACCATGACGAACTGTAGCTGGGGCatgagtaccactataagtgccagactctcgagacctcttggtctctcTATCCTCTCTATCTCAAGaaagcataccctccaatctcctaggaatactcacaacctactggtaagaaatatccatctccaactcccgggccatgctaATCCTGATAtcggggtggagtccctcaataaaccgacaaaccctctctcgaactgtggaaaccaaggctggtgcatgtcaggccaaatcactaaagcgaactgcatactctgacacagtcatagtaccctggcgcaactgctcaaactccgcgcgccatgcgtccctgagactctgaggaacattctccctcaagaacatgtccgagaactaagtccatataagtgaagctgcctcagccggactacccaactcataagcacgccaccactgataggctgctcctctaagctggaatgtagtaaaagaaaccccactcgactccgctacacccatagtacgaagaatacggtgacaatcctccagaaaaccctgggcatcctctgacgccaattTACTGAAGGTAAGAGGGTGTTACTTATTGTACCTCTCTAGTCtgagctgctcctcctcagaagCTGTTGCACTAGTCTCGTGCTGAGTTGGAGCTACCAGCTATATCGGTATAATCTCtcgaacctggtcgacctgagtCCACTGCTCTAGAGaacgggcggcgggagtttgtgctcctcccccagcctgagatgtggcaggagaaagtggaatcaatccagcctaagctaaggtgctgaacatgctcagaaactagggTAGAGTCTCTTAGAGGGCTATTGCAgcaacaggtacctcaggtgtTTGTCCTCCAGCTAGAGCTACTAGGGGCTCCTTtgcagcagctcgtgcgggttgtctggctacaccacgtggacgtcctcgacctctaccacggGAGCGGGTTTCTGTTCATCAGATCTGCatgtacgtgtcctcactatctgtgcgagaatagaatacaaaagtttagaattttgtagtcaacaattttcacacgataaggaatcaaagaagtgtaatttttctaacacttccatagcctcccgaataTAAGTAGAgaagtctccgtaccgatccgcgagactctaaaaAATTAGCTTGTGaatcacgacacctatgaacctagggctctaatatcaatttgtcacgacccaattcccccCTCCCCCTGtaaggcgtcgtgatgacacctagtctttacgactaggtaagcctaaacaaTTGCGGAAATAACAGAAATAGAAGTAAAAAATCAACAACTAACTGCAACATATGATAACATACATGTTAACCATGccactcggcatgtacaataacccaGTCCTCAATAATACACGGTTTTCCAAAAATCagaacatcgtaagtcacaaactacaaaaggaaactagtatctctatacaccataGTCTAACAAAAAGGAAGTACAGAAGGTAATCAACATAGGGGAGAATAAAGAGGGACTCCGAGATTTGCggacgcggaagatataccttgaagtcttcaacTGTCATTGCTCACTAATGGCATGGCGGATAatgagcacctggatctgcacacaaaacatgtgcagaagagtagcatgagtacaccacaacggtacccagtaagtgtcaagcctaacttcggtcgagtagtgacgaggtcaggccaGATCCACtgattataataaataaagcaagaAATTGTACAATAATAAAAGACTAGAATTTAAGCAAAGGAAAACACAGAAAAATAGCGATACAATACACAGGGATAAACAACAGGtaatctcccgagataccgtctcgtagtcctaaatataaatatatatggagaactcccgaggaaccgcctcgtagtctcaaaggtaaatgtgcagggagaactcccgaggaatcgcctcgtagtctcaaaagtaaacacacaactcaagcgataaatacaacagttaatgtcacacctcctttttacccttacaaaatatatgttatggattgttgtgggttaaaaatatttttcaattaaagtaaaaaaaaaaagtatatggattattttatttacatagtctctacttggaattgagttttggtgttccatGTCACCTTATTAAATTTCTAATCAAAGGGAAATTGACTCTACTTATTATTGGTCTACGAAAATAAAgtctgggtaaggaattttgttgaccggggagaacgtgtaaggcattccccgagtcctgtggttctagcacggtcactttattgactaaaaatggcttgaattaattttgaacAAACTGAGTTTTATTGGATTTCTGTGGTTTACATATCCGCTTTTAGTTATGGCGTTTTATGGATTTATCTTTGAAACAGATCGCATGTGTGTATATCCGTTGAGAGCATAAGAGAGTTGATAGAGTTTGAGATAATTTGGTTTGAGCTAATTAGGCGGTTTTGGAATGGAAACGATGGGGTTTCTTACTTTCGGAGAAGAGACAAAGTGATTTCAATTGTTTAAGTATTTTAGAACAGCTTTAGGAATTAGGACTAGTCTAGTTCTATTTTAGGACTAGGTTTTGGTTTGGGCTCAGTTATTTTTTTATGGGCCAGACAAAAATAAACATTTACATGGGCTATAAACCCAACGTAAAATATTATGCTAAATAcagaaattataaaaaaaataagaaatatttataacttacattctaataaatatttttatctatctaatatataaaatatgtatacatgtaatgtcgggttggtttggtttcggtttgactttttttagttaatacCAAACCAAccctattatggtcgggttttatttttcaataccaaATCAAGTCAAACCAAACCACTAGTCGGATTTTTTTTCGGGTTGATTCAAATTTTCGGATTGGTACGGATTATCGATttagtttgtacacccctactcaACATCTTCCTTGGCCAGTGCCATGGGCTACACCCATCTAGTCTTGGAATAAGGGAGAGTATGAGTTTCGGTTGATGGAAACAAAAGTAAGAAGAAAATTGGAAACGAAAGGGCTGGATTCTTTGGCCAATTCTTTTGCTAAAATGTGGGACCCAAAATCACTTGACAAAAATGTTCATACTAAAAGTTTTCAAATTGTTAGATGAGGATTGATTCTCAGAGTAAGCATATAGATTTTAATTGTTTCACGTCAATCAAAGTACTCTCACTTTTAAATATTCGAAAAACATTGGGCACAACCTATCATTTCTCACTTTATTCTCCTAACTCTTACTATAACTTTATTCGTAATTTCTTTTTACTCTCTTAATGTTTTCactattcaaaaatatgttaaaccgtaagaaaatatattctttttttttaacattTTCAGTATGAAAACAGAGATGCttaaagagaaaaggaaaaagattgaaaaagagaaaaataaaaatattactcTTGTCCTTTTCTCTTTCTATGATAGCCAACTATACAAGGCAAAACAAACTTCGTAATAGTAATGAATGATCAGATATAGTCTATAGAAGACACAGTGTCTTACTATGTTGCTCAGGCTTTTCAAAAATATCGTTGGATacatgtcggatcctccaaaagtagtggaTTAATTTTTGGAGGATCCAATGTGGGTAAAATAATGTTTTGGAGCGTCCCCGCAACATAAATTCTCCCTATAACACACAATTAGTATAACGTACTTCTTTATATTATCTAAAAATTAATACGTAAAATAATATTTTCTGTAAAGATTATTTCAAGATAAAGTAATATTTGTTTAAGACACCTAAGGTTATTTAATCCTTATCTGCATAAAAGCTCATACTAGAACTGCTAATGTGCTTCTTCTATTCTCAAGCTCGAATACTTTCTAAAATATGATATTAAGGAATTCCAAGATTTAGCTGTCTCTTTCAATTGATTTTGTCAAATTATTCTGAAATTCTGTCATTAATAACACTTAGCTACAACATACTATGGATAAATTGTTTAAAGATAGTGACTAAACAATTAGTATTTAAAGCCACCATTAATTATTTTCCTACCATTATTTACATCTTCAAAAGGAATATTGCATGAAAATCATTTACAACCTCATAGAAACTTGAACTTGGAAAAATGATAAGTAAAGGAACATTTCAAGCATGTATAGCGTAGAGTATCTCATAGGAATTTCAGAAATAATTTAACAGTGATTTAAATTTCCACAATTTCTATaacatttttcatgatatgagcaaaaggCACACTACAGCACTTTATATCATTTCAGTGCCCCACCATATCCCTTTCTTGCCTCAATTATGAAGTCAtgctttttgaaaataaataagaaGCACAAGTTATTACTTTTGCTAAATCATATACTCTGAGCATTCTTGTTTGCATATTAATTACTCTTAGCATTCAACAGGTAAAACTAAGACTATTTTAAGATAGAATTACTAATCTTCTACAAATTCTTGATcattttgtgtttttcttgtttttctctgcATCTTTCAGAAATGGAGATTGGCTTAGCAGTTGGTGGTGCATTTCTATCTTCAGCTTTGAATGTTCTCTTTGATAGGCTTGCTCCTAAGGGTGAGCTGCTCAAGATGTTTCAGAGGCAAAAGCATGATTTTCAACTCTTAGAGAAGCTAAGGAGGACTTTGTCTGGTTTTCGGGTTGTGCTAAGTGATGCAGAGAATAAGCAGGCATCAAATCCAAACGTGAGTCAGTGGCTTAATGAACTTCGGGATGCTGTGGACAGTGCTGAAAacttaatggaagaaatcaattaTGAAGTTCTGAGAGTTAAGGTGGAAGGTCAGCATCAAAATCATGCAGAAGCAAGCAACCAGCAGGTAAGTGACCTCAACTTGTGCTTGAGTGATGAATCTTTTCTTAATATAAAGGACAAGTTGGAAGGCACAACTAAAACATTGGAGGAGTTGCAAAAGCAAATTGCTTGTCTTGGCCTAAAGGACTATTTTTTTCCCGGTAAACAAGAAACTAGAGTACCTACAACATGTTTGGTTGATGAATCTGATATCTTTGGTAGGCAGACTGAAATAGAGACATTGGTTCACCGTTTATTGTCTGTTGATGCCGATGGAAAAACATATGGTGTAATTCCTATTGTTGGAATGGCGGGGGTTGGCAAGACAACACTTGCTAAAACTGTGTACCATAACGACAAGTTGAAACATCATTTTGATTTGAAAGCTTGGTTCTGTGTGTCTGAACCATATGATGCTTCTAGAATAACAAAAGGATTACTTCAAGAAATTGGTTCATCCAACTTAACGGTTGATAACAATTTTAATCAGCTTCAAATCAAATTGAAGGAAAGcataaaaggaaaaaagtttCTTTTTGTTTTAGATGATATTTGGAATGACAACTACATTGAGTGGGATGACTTGAGAATTCCTTTTGCACAAGGAGAAATTGGAAGTAAGATCATTGTGACGACACGTAAGGAGAGTGTTGCCGAGATGATGGTTAGTCGGCCAATTATCATGGACATTCTTTCTAGCGAATTCTCTTGGCCTTTATTCAAAAGACATGCATTTGAAAACAGAGATCCCAAGGAACATCCAGAACTTGAAGAGGTAGGAAAACAAATTGCAAAAAAGTGCAAAGGCTTGCCTTTAGCACTAAAGACACTTGCTGGTTTGTTACGGTCCAAATCAAAGATTGAAGAGTGGAGACGCATTTTGACAAGTGAAATATGGGAGCTGCCAGACAAAAGCATATTACCAGCGTTGATGTTGAGCTACAATGATCTTCCCGTGCATTTGAAGCAATGCTTTTCCTACTGTGCAATATTTCCGAAAGATTATCCATTTCGGAAAAAACAAGTCATTCAATTGTGGACTGCTAATGGTCTAGTGCAAGGGTTGcaaaaaaatgaaacaattgaaGATATAGGCAACCTATTCTTTCTCGAGTTGCAATCAAGATCACTTTTCGAAAGGGTTCCAGAGTCTTCTAAAAATAATGCAGAGGAATTCTTAATGCATGACCTTGTTAATGATTTGGCCCAAGTTGCATCTTCAAAACTTTGTGTTAGGTTGGAAGAGTACCAAGAGTCTCATATGTTGAAACAAAGTCGGCATGTGTCCTATTCAATGGGCTATGGTGACTCTGAAAAGTTGAAACCTCTCTACAAATTGGAGCAGCTCAGGACATTGCTTCCAATCAACAGTATCGAACTCTATGGTCCAACTCTAAGTAAGAGGGTGTTGCATAATATATTGCCAAGACTAACATCCTTAAGGGCACTATCATTGTCTCGTTATCATATCAACGAGTTACCGAATGTCTTGTTTATTGAATTAAAGCTCCTAAGATTTTTGGATCTTTCTTGGACAAAAATAGAGCAGTTACCAGATTCCATTTGTGTACTCTATAACTTAGAGACACTTCTCTTATCATCTTGTGAATTCCTTGAGGAGTTACCGCAGCAGATGGAAAAGTTGATAAACTTGCGTCACCTTGATATTAGCGACACTCCTCGCTTGAAGACGCTGCTACATCCGAGCAAGTTGAAAAGCATCCGTGTGTTATTGGGAGCTAAATTTCTTCTAGGTGATCGCAGTGGTTGGAGATTGGAAGATTTGGGTGAACTACATAACTTATATGGATCTCTATCTATTCTAGAGTTGCAAAATGTGGCCGACAGAAGGGAATCTTTGAAGGCAAACATGAGAGGAAAGGAACATATTGAAAAGTTATCATTGGAGTGGAGTGTAAGTATTGCGGACAGTTCACAAAATGAAAGAGACATACTTGGTGAGCTACATCCAAATCCAAACATAAAAGAACTCGAGATCAACGGATATAGAGGGACAAACTTTCCAAATTGGCTAGCTGATCATTCATTTTCTGAGCTGGTGGAATTGTCTCTAAGCAACTGCGAGGACTGTTATTCCTTGCCAGCATTAGGACAACTTCCTTCTTTGAAATTCCTTGCAATTCGAGGGATGCGTCGAATAACAGATGTGACTGACGAATTCTATGGTAGTTCATCCTCCAAAAAGCCTTTTAACTCTCTAGAGCGACTTGAATTTGCAGAGATGTTGGAGTGG
It encodes the following:
- the LOC107791696 gene encoding putative disease resistance RPP13-like protein 1, with the translated sequence MEIGLAVGGAFLSSALNVLFDRLAPKGELLKMFQRQKHDFQLLEKLRRTLSGFRVVLSDAENKQASNPNVSQWLNELRDAVDSAENLMEEINYEVLRVKVEGQHQNHAEASNQQVSDLNLCLSDESFLNIKDKLEGTTKTLEELQKQIACLGLKDYFFPGKQETRVPTTCLVDESDIFGRQTEIETLVHRLLSVDADGKTYGVIPIVGMAGVGKTTLAKTVYHNDKLKHHFDLKAWFCVSEPYDASRITKGLLQEIGSSNLTVDNNFNQLQIKLKESIKGKKFLFVLDDIWNDNYIEWDDLRIPFAQGEIGSKIIVTTRKESVAEMMVSRPIIMDILSSEFSWPLFKRHAFENRDPKEHPELEEVGKQIAKKCKGLPLALKTLAGLLRSKSKIEEWRRILTSEIWELPDKSILPALMLSYNDLPVHLKQCFSYCAIFPKDYPFRKKQVIQLWTANGLVQGLQKNETIEDIGNLFFLELQSRSLFERVPESSKNNAEEFLMHDLVNDLAQVASSKLCVRLEEYQESHMLKQSRHVSYSMGYGDSEKLKPLYKLEQLRTLLPINSIELYGPTLSKRVLHNILPRLTSLRALSLSRYHINELPNVLFIELKLLRFLDLSWTKIEQLPDSICVLYNLETLLLSSCEFLEELPQQMEKLINLRHLDISDTPRLKTLLHPSKLKSIRVLLGAKFLLGDRSGWRLEDLGELHNLYGSLSILELQNVADRRESLKANMRGKEHIEKLSLEWSVSIADSSQNERDILGELHPNPNIKELEINGYRGTNFPNWLADHSFSELVELSLSNCEDCYSLPALGQLPSLKFLAIRGMRRITDVTDEFYGSSSSKKPFNSLERLEFAEMLEWKQWHVLGNGEFPILQNLSIKNCPKLIGRFPENLCSLTSLTILNCRELNLEIPIQLSILKKFKVIGSPKVGLLFDHAELFLSQLQRMKQIVELDIYNCQSLTSLPFSRMPNTLKEIKLNYCGKLKLESSVGDVISGGSNMFLENLELEGCDSINEISPELVPQARSLKVRSCHSLTRLLIPNGAEDLIIYGCENLEILSVAQTTSTLDISNCEKLKSLPEHMKELLPSLKKLYLNKCPEIESFPEGGLPSNLQVLQISGCKKLVNGRKEWGLQRLSCLTVLNIIHDGSDEEIPAGENWELPYSIRTLWIKNLKTLSSQVLKSLTSLEYLSTSNLPQIQSLLEEGLPSSLSQLRLYDHDELHSLSTKGLRRLTSLQRLQIDYCDQLKSIPESVLPSSLSELTISSCRNLQPLPESVLPSLSKLEISDCPKLQSLPVKGMPSSISKLNISLCPLLNPLLEFEKGDYWPNIAHIPTIHIDREYL